From the genome of Thermodesulfobacteriota bacterium:
AAAGGCGATGGCCTCGATTTCGAGATCGACGTCCCTCGGAAGCCGGGAGACCTCCACGGTCGATCTCGCGGGCGGGGAGGAGGGGAAGTAAGAGGCATAGACCTGGTTCATCGCCTGAAACTGCCCCATGTCCCTGAGGAAGATATTGACCTTCACCACGTCTTCCATCCCAAGCCCTTCCGATTCAAGGATCCCCTTTAAATTATCCAGGACTTGTCGGGTCTGATCCTCGATCTTGCCTTTGACGATCTCCCCGGTCGAAGGGTCTATGGGAATCTGCCCCGAGAGAAAGAGAAAATCCCCTGCCCGGATGGCCTGAGAATAAGGCCCGATCGGTCTGGGCGCCCTTTCCGTAAAGATAACCTTTTTACCCATGGTCCTCGCCTCCTCTGATCGACTCCCCTTCTGTTGTGAGCTTTACCATTGAACAAAGGCCCGTGACATCGTTCAGGATGTAATCGGCTCCTGCCTCCTCAAATTCCTCCCGTTTGATCCTGCCGGTCAGGACGCCGATGGTCACCATCCCCACCTTCTTCCCGGCCTGGATGTCGATCAGGTGATCGCCCACCATGGCCGCCTCCCCTCCAGAAACCCCTAAGACCTTTAACACGAGGTTGAGATGCTCGGGATGGGGCTTGACCTTCCTGACGGAGTCCCGGGAGATGAAGACATCGCAAAAATCGTCGATCGCCGGGAAAACCCTCCGGACCGCCTCCTCGCAGTTCCGGGTGATGATCCCGATCTTTAGCCCCGCTTCCCTCAACCCCCGCAGGACCTCTTCCACCCCTGAAAGGAGCCTCCCCTGGTCTGCGGCCTCAAGCTCCACCTCCTTCAGGATGCGATGGGCCTCCTCATAGAACGTTTGAGCCCCGGTGGGATTCTCCTCGCGGAGGAGGGGATAGACTTCGTCGATGATCTCCAGGAGGTACCTTTCCCGAATCCTCTCCTCCCTCAACCCGTATTGGCGGATGAGGGCGAAGACCCGTTCCCGCATTAGGGAGAAATCGATATTCAGGACGGCCAGCGTCCCATCGAAGTCGAAGACGATGGCCTTGAGGCCTTGTAAGGGACTTTGCCTCATGAGGGGGCTATCTCATCTTTTCGGGTCGGCGGCCTTCCTCGGAGTCAGGTGGGGTTTCGAGATCCGCTTCACCCTTTCGGTAGGCTCACCTTGTTTTAAATCCCGATCCGTGATCCCCAGGCAATAGAGGATCCCCTTCATATGCTCTTTGGTGAGGGCGCCGTCGGCGACCTTCTTCAAGACCTCTTTCGCATTGAAGGCGATCCCCAGGCCTGCGTTGGCCACCATGATCCGGTCGTTCGAACCATCGCCGATGGCCACGACCTCCTCGCGGCTGACCCCTTCCCTCTTGCAGATCTCGTCCATGATCTCGGCCTTCCTCCGGGCATCGATGACCCTTCCTTTCACTTTTCCGGTGAGCCTTCCGGCCCGGATCTCCAGCTCGTTGCCGAAGGCATAGTCGAACCCAAGCCTCTTCTTCAAATAGTCGGTGAAGTAAGTGAACCCTCCGCTGATGAGGGCGATCTTGAACCCCATCTCCTTCAGGGCGGCGATCAATTCCTCGCTCCCCTTGGTGAGCCGGAGGCTCCGGGCGATCGATTCGAGGCTCTTCACCTTCAATCCCTTCAGGAGGGAGACCCTGGCCCGAAGCGATTCGGTGAAGTCGATCTCGCCTTTCATCCCCCTCTCGGTGATCGTGGCCACCTCCCTCTCCAGGCCGAGGACCTTCGCCATCTCGTCGATGATCTCCCCGTCGACGATCGTCGAATCCATGTCGAAGACGATCACCTTCTTCCGCCTCTTGAAGAGGGCCTCGGGCTGAAAGACCACATCCATGCCGATCTCCCTGGCCACCTCCGAAAGCTCCCGCCGAAGCTCGGAAAAATGGGCCTTGCGAAGATCGACGGCCATCTCCATGGCCAGGAGTTCCCCTCGGGCGATCATCTTGATCCTTTCGATATTACAACGGTGACGGGCGAATACCTTAGAAAAACCCGCCACCACCCCGGGACGGTCCGTTCCGAGGATGGTCAGGATATAGGGTTCTTTCGTCTCCGCCAGCCGGAGGCCCTTGAAGGCATGAAGCGGGGTGGCGGTGATCTTCACGTCCAACTCCCTGGCGAGCAGGGAAAGGCCTCTCTTCAACTCCCTCAAGCGGAATCGGCCGCTTATGGGCTCGATGAGAAGGACCATCGTGAACTGGGAATGGATGACCGACTGTTCGATGTCGACGAGGTTGAACCCCTTTTGGTAGAGAAATTGGGTGACCTGGGAGACGAGGCCGACCCGGTCCTCGCCGATCACCGAGAGAACGTATAAGCCCTTTCGATTCGTATGGGGTTCAAGGGGCACGACCAGGCCTCCTGCGCCGAAAGAAATGGTCCAAAGACGTCCTCTCCTTACCACACCCGGGGCTTCAAAATCAACCGCCCATCGCCCCCTTCGGCGGTTGACAAGTCGCTCCTCCTTGGATATTTTTTAAAAAACCGATTTCGTCAAAAAAGAGGAGGGCTGAAGAGACATGACCCACGAGGACGAGGGAAGATACGGGCTCAAGCACCCCCCAGGCACGAAGGTGGACGAGGCGATCGCCAGGGCGATCAGGGAGAAGATGGCGGTGGGTGAGTTCACCTGCTCCATGGCAGAGGAGATCTCCAAAGAGATGAACGTGAAGATGTCCGAGGTGGGCCGGACCGCCGATCTCCTCGAGATAAAGATCAGGAAGTGTCAACTCGGCCTCTTCGGCTGGGGAGAGGGCGAAAGCCGTGGCAAGGCGATCGAGCCCTCACCCTCGGTGCCTCCGGAGATGAAGAAGGCCCTCGAAGAACTGGCCGAAAAAGGAGCGGTCACCTGCGCCTCCCTCTGGGGCCTTGCCGATCGACTCCGCGTCGAGCGGAGGGCCCTCTCCTCTGCCTGTGAAGCCCTGGGCCTGAAGATCCGATCCTGCCAGCTCGGGACCTTCTAAGCCTTCCCCCGAAAGGGACAGAGAAGGCTTCCGACCTTTCGGAGATAGGTATCTTAGGGATCTACAGATGGCTCATGAGGGACCTCCTGGAGGAACAAGAGGGATGACTTCGCTAAAGGAAAGGATCCGCGCCTCGTCGGGAGAGGGGAAGGTTGATCTCCTCATCAAGAACGGGAGGGTCGTAAACGTCTTCTCCGGCGAGATCGAGAAAAGAGATGTGGCCATTTTCGACGGCATCATCGTGGGGTTTGGCGACTATCCGGCCAAGAGGGTCATCGACGTCGAAGGAGACTTCCTCTGTCCCGGCCTGATCGATGGGCATGTCCACATCGAATCGAGCATGGTCACCCTTCCCCAATTCGCAAGGGCGGTCCTTCCCCGGGGGACGACCACGGCCATCCTCGATCCCCACGAGATCGCAAACGTCCTCGGCGCGGAGGGCATCCGCCTCATGGCCCGGTCTGCCGAAGCGATTCCCTTCAACGCCTATCTCATGCTTCCCTCCTGCGTCCCCGCAACGGGCATGGAAACCGCAGGGGCTGAACTTAAGGCGAAGGATTTAAAACCTCTATTTAAGGAGGAGCGCGTCATCGGCCTGGCGGAGATGATGAACTTTCCAGGGGTGATCCAGGGGGAGGACGAGATTTTGAAGAAGATCGAGCTGGCCAAGGGGAGGCGAATCGACGGCCACGCCCCCGGTCTTTCTGGAAGGTCCCTTTACGCCTACCTTACCGCAGGGATCCGATCCGACCACGAGTGCACGACGGCCGGAGAGGCCAAGGAGAAGTTGGCCAACGGGATGTGGATCATGGTCCGCGAGGGCTCCACGGCCCGAAATCTCAGAGACCTCCTCCCTCTGGTCCATGCCAAAAACGGAAGAAGATTCTTCTTCGTCACAGACGACCGCCATCCCCGGGAGCTACTCGAAGAGGGCCATATCGACTCGATGGTGAGGAGGGCGATTCAGGAAGGGCTCGATCCCCTCTTGGCCATCCAGATGGCCACCCTCAATGCGGCCGAATATTTCCGGCTCGACGATCTCGGGGCCATCGCGCCTGGATATCGGGCGGACATCGTCTCCTTCGACCACCTCGGTCGCTTCCGCATCAAAAAGGTCTTCAAAGACGGCGTGCTGGTCGCTGACGGGGGGAAACTCCTCCGGGCGGCGATGAAAGGGTTCCCCTCCTTCGAACGGAAAGAGGCAAAGAGGTTTCGCATCAAACCCCTCACCGAGGAGGCCTTCCTCCTCCGGAGCGATCGGTCCCTTGCCAAGGTGATCGAGGTCATCCCCGACCAGATCGTCACCAAAAAAGGGATGAAAGAGATCGTCTTGAGGGAAGGCGTCGCCTTGCCCGATCTCCAGCAAGACATTCTAAAGATCGCCGTGGTCGAAAGACACCGGGCCACGGGGAATATCGGCCTCGGTTTCGTCCACGGCTTCGGCCTCAAAAGGGGAGCGATCGGGTCGACCGTGGCCCACGACTCCCATAACCTGGTCATCGTCGGAACGAACGACCGGGACATGCTGAAAGTGGCCGAGACGATCCAGGCGATGGCCGGGGGTCTGGCCGTCGTTTCGGAAGGGAAGGTGCTGGCCGACCTCCCCCTGCCGATCGGGGGATTGATGTCCGAGCAGTCGGTCCTCCAGGTCCACCGAAAGATGGAGCGTCTGCTGAGGGCTGTAAGGTCGCTCGGGTCCAGACTGGCCGACCCCTTCATGACCCTCTCCTTCCTCTCCCTGCCCGTCATCCCGGAGCTGAAGATCACGGACAAGGGTCTGGTGGACGTGAACCAATTCAAGATCGTGCCGGTCTTCGGGGAGGATTGAACCTGAATTCGGTGGGACCCCATAAGCATCAAACACCACGGATTGGAAAGGGAGGAATTCGATGGACTGGGATCTGGTCTTGAAAGAGGCGACCTCATACTTGCAAGAGTATATCCGGATCAATACGGTCAATCCCCCTGGAAACGAGATCGAAGGGGCGAAATTTCTCAAAAAGATCTTCGATGCCGAAGGTATCCCCTCCCAGATCTACGAACCCTCACCGGGTCGAGGAAGCCTTCTGGCCACCCTAAGAGGAGAGGGATCGAAGCGACCCCTCCTCCTTCTCCACCACATCGACGTGGTGCCGGTCGAGAAGGAGGCCTGGGACGTCCCGCCCTTTGAAGGGGTGATCAAAGACGGCTTTCTCTACGGCCGGGGAACCCTCGACTGTAAATCCCTCGGGATCCTCGAGCTGATGGTCCTCCTCCTTCTCAAACGTCAGGGGATCCCTTTAAAGAGAGACCTCCTCTTCTTCGCCGCCGCCGACGAAGAGACGGGCGGAAGGTGGGGAGTCCAATGGGCCATGGAGAACGTCCCTGCCCTCAAAGAGGCCGAATATGCCCTCAACGAGGGAGGCCATATCATCCTCGACGACAACGGCACGCCTGACCGCTACGCCCTCTCCAATGGCCAGAAGGTCATCTTCCAGCTCCAACTGAAGGCCAGGGGGACCTCCGGCCATGGCTCCATGCCCCTCGGAGACAATCCCAATGTCAAGATGGTTCAGGCCCTGAACTCCCTGACCCGTTGGGAGACGCCCTTCCACGTGATCCCGACCGTCAGGGAGTACTTTCGAAGGATGGCACCCAAGCAGCCTCCCTATGAGCGAGAATTCTTCGAGGACATCGAAAAGGGGCTTCAAGACGCCACCTTCACCACCTGGTTGATCTCCAACCCCGTTTACAATGCCATGCTGAGAAACACCCTCTCCCTGACCGTCCTCAAGGGAGGGACCAAGGCGAACGTCATCCCCTCGGAATCCTCGGCCATCCTGGACTGCCGTCTCATTCCCGGCACGGACAAGGAGAGGTTCCTGAAAGAGGTGAAGGCCCGTCTGGGAGAGGAGATCGAAGTATCGGTCCTCTCGGAGAGCCAATC
Proteins encoded in this window:
- a CDS encoding RidA family protein yields the protein MGKKVIFTERAPRPIGPYSQAIRAGDFLFLSGQIPIDPSTGEIVKGKIEDQTRQVLDNLKGILESEGLGMEDVVKVNIFLRDMGQFQAMNQVYASYFPSSPPARSTVEVSRLPRDVDLEIEAIAF
- a CDS encoding HAD family hydrolase encodes the protein MRQSPLQGLKAIVFDFDGTLAVLNIDFSLMRERVFALIRQYGLREERIRERYLLEIIDEVYPLLREENPTGAQTFYEEAHRILKEVELEAADQGRLLSGVEEVLRGLREAGLKIGIITRNCEEAVRRVFPAIDDFCDVFISRDSVRKVKPHPEHLNLVLKVLGVSGGEAAMVGDHLIDIQAGKKVGMVTIGVLTGRIKREEFEEAGADYILNDVTGLCSMVKLTTEGESIRGGEDHG
- the serB gene encoding phosphoserine phosphatase SerB, which codes for MPLEPHTNRKGLYVLSVIGEDRVGLVSQVTQFLYQKGFNLVDIEQSVIHSQFTMVLLIEPISGRFRLRELKRGLSLLARELDVKITATPLHAFKGLRLAETKEPYILTILGTDRPGVVAGFSKVFARHRCNIERIKMIARGELLAMEMAVDLRKAHFSELRRELSEVAREIGMDVVFQPEALFKRRKKVIVFDMDSTIVDGEIIDEMAKVLGLEREVATITERGMKGEIDFTESLRARVSLLKGLKVKSLESIARSLRLTKGSEELIAALKEMGFKIALISGGFTYFTDYLKKRLGFDYAFGNELEIRAGRLTGKVKGRVIDARRKAEIMDEICKREGVSREEVVAIGDGSNDRIMVANAGLGIAFNAKEVLKKVADGALTKEHMKGILYCLGITDRDLKQGEPTERVKRISKPHLTPRKAADPKR
- the ade gene encoding adenine deaminase; its protein translation is MTSLKERIRASSGEGKVDLLIKNGRVVNVFSGEIEKRDVAIFDGIIVGFGDYPAKRVIDVEGDFLCPGLIDGHVHIESSMVTLPQFARAVLPRGTTTAILDPHEIANVLGAEGIRLMARSAEAIPFNAYLMLPSCVPATGMETAGAELKAKDLKPLFKEERVIGLAEMMNFPGVIQGEDEILKKIELAKGRRIDGHAPGLSGRSLYAYLTAGIRSDHECTTAGEAKEKLANGMWIMVREGSTARNLRDLLPLVHAKNGRRFFFVTDDRHPRELLEEGHIDSMVRRAIQEGLDPLLAIQMATLNAAEYFRLDDLGAIAPGYRADIVSFDHLGRFRIKKVFKDGVLVADGGKLLRAAMKGFPSFERKEAKRFRIKPLTEEAFLLRSDRSLAKVIEVIPDQIVTKKGMKEIVLREGVALPDLQQDILKIAVVERHRATGNIGLGFVHGFGLKRGAIGSTVAHDSHNLVIVGTNDRDMLKVAETIQAMAGGLAVVSEGKVLADLPLPIGGLMSEQSVLQVHRKMERLLRAVRSLGSRLADPFMTLSFLSLPVIPELKITDKGLVDVNQFKIVPVFGED
- a CDS encoding M20/M25/M40 family metallo-hydrolase; this encodes MDWDLVLKEATSYLQEYIRINTVNPPGNEIEGAKFLKKIFDAEGIPSQIYEPSPGRGSLLATLRGEGSKRPLLLLHHIDVVPVEKEAWDVPPFEGVIKDGFLYGRGTLDCKSLGILELMVLLLLKRQGIPLKRDLLFFAAADEETGGRWGVQWAMENVPALKEAEYALNEGGHIILDDNGTPDRYALSNGQKVIFQLQLKARGTSGHGSMPLGDNPNVKMVQALNSLTRWETPFHVIPTVREYFRRMAPKQPPYEREFFEDIEKGLQDATFTTWLISNPVYNAMLRNTLSLTVLKGGTKANVIPSESSAILDCRLIPGTDKERFLKEVKARLGEEIEVSVLSESQSLPPSPLDTELYRAIEAYASENDPGCPIVPFLLPGATDSRFLREQGIITYDFCPLRLTEKELMRVHGHNERIGLKTFGLGLKAMFGMVQRVAS